In the genome of Paenibacillus sp. GP183, the window ACTCCAGCCAATCCTTTAGTTTTCACGTAATTATCTTTTAGACCGATGGATTGTGCATCATCATAGCTGATATACACTCCATTGCTTGGATTATATAGATAAGGAACACCCGCATTACTGTTCCAATACCTCGTATACCCGTTTTTGTTGATATAATTCGCTTGGAGGTCGGAGAAGTCAAATATCCCGGCCTCCCAAGTTCCTTGAGAGGATGCTCCTGAGCATGTCTGGTATAGTCCGTTATTGATTGATGGACATCCTCCCCACCCGCGTCCATAGAAAGGAAGTCCCAATACCAATTTGCTTGCGGGTACTCCAGCCTTCTTGAAATACTTCACGGATGCTTCTACATAGTAGGATGAAGCGTCTGTCGACTTGTCATTCGGATCAAAATGAAGCGGTGCGTTGTTGTTACTTAAAGTCTCCCAACCGCCATGATAATCGTAGGACATCAAATTGATCCAATCAACGGTTTTTTGAATTTTGCTTAATTCCGTATTTTGGATATAGCTCGGTCCTGCACCGGCCGCAATGGTCAAATAATAATGCTTGCCATCTGCCGAACCTGCCGATTCAAGCGCGCTTCGCATTGATTGCAACAGCAAGGTGAAGTTTGTTTTATCATCGGGTGATCCAGACTGCAGTCCCCCGCTAACCGGGTATTCCCAGTCAATATCGACACCGTCGAAACCCCATGTACGATGATCCCTAGCAATCTAGTTATTAAGATTCTATTCAAGAACGGAAATGTGATATCACTAAGATTCTGACAGGTTTCCCTGTCCATAACTCTTCAGTTGCCGATCGGTTATCTTTTAACATTTATTGTAATTGTAAAAAATGGCGCGTCTAGGTGTGCATTTCGATTAATTGGGGATAAATTCCTCTAACTCCTGAATGCTTAAACTTCTGTCGGGTATTTTCTGACAAGAACATTGTTCGATTCCCTACGCTCTTAGGCTAACGCGGCGCCGCAAGAAAAGGCCCGCGCCTCCGTTCATTCAGAGGTACGCGGGCCTTATTACTGTCTTGCAGGTGCAATTGATTAACGTTCGAAATTCCGCTCCGGGATATCGGCCGAGTAGGGAATTTCATTGTTTGAATAGAAGACCACGTAGCTGTCCGCCATTCCTTCTTTGACGGCGATAGCACGAATGACAGCGCCTTGTTTCACGTTAATTGGCCCTGAATAGATCTCGCTGTCCTTGGTCGGCAGAGAGCCATCCGTCGTGTAATTAATGACGGCTCCGGCTGTAGTCGTCGACAACTTGATCGCATGCGGATTGTCCTGATGTCCGTACTCCTGATTTCCGTTCTTACCGTTGATGACGGGAGTGGCTACTTTGCCGCCTTTAATCGAACCCGCATCCGCTTTTTCCAACTGGAACCAGTCCAAGTTGGTGCCGTCTCCGAGTATTGTGAGACGGATTGTCTGCGTGCCTCCGTTCAACTGCACAATATCCGTGACTTGCGTATAGTTCCCCCAGTCGCCGGTGCCCGGAAGTCCTGTCGTCGCTTTCGTTTGTCCACCGGAAGCGAGGGACATGGAGACTCCGCTTTGTGCCGTCGCATAGCGGTATTTTACCGCGTAATAACCGGTTTCGGGCACGGTAATCAAGTAATCCATGTAGGTTCCCGCTACGGTATATCCGAGGTTGTTGACAACTCCCCCATACTGGATTACATTCTGACCGGCTTGGGTAAAGCTTTCAGCCTCTACCTTCAGGATACCGTCCGTTCCCGCCATTTGCGGCAGCACCTCTTGAACAGCGATCTCCTGCAGGTCGAACGCGCCGACGCTGCCGGCGATCCGGAGCGTCTGGACTCCTGCTTTCAAATCAACCGTCGTGCGAGCCCCGATCCAGGCATTTGATCCGAACAGGGACGGGATGGTGACGGTGACAGGAGTCGTGCCGTCCGGGGAAATCCGGAAGATGCTTCCGTTCGGCGACTTGGCCTTGACCGTGAAAGCATATTTACCTTCTTTCGGAACGTTTATCTTGAAATCCGCCCAATCGCCCGGACCGAAGTCGGCGATGCTGCCCGCTCCGGCGGTCACACCAGACAGCTGGTAGTAATCGTCAGAGGTGATGGTGCCCGGGAGCGCCTTAGGATTCGTCTTGTAGACAGTTCCTTGCAAATTCACGCTCGCCGACAGCATCTCACCGCCTGTCGAATCGGTATAAGCGGAAGGCGGGACGTTGAGCGTGAGCTTCAAGTTGCCATAATAAGGCGTCCCGTTCCAAGCCAACTTGACGGCAACCTGATTCGGATTACCGTATGTCTGACCGGTCACAGTGATGCCCATGACGGCAACCTGATTCGGGTTACCGTATGTCACGCTGGTCACGGTGATGCCCTTGGCGGCTGCTTCCCCCG includes:
- a CDS encoding glycosyl hydrolase family 18 protein; protein product: MARDHRTWGFDGVDIDWEYPVSGGLQSGSPDDKTNFTLLLQSMRSALESAGSADGKHYYLTIAAGAGPSYIQNTELSKIQKTVDWINLMSYDYHGGWETLSNNNAPLHFDPNDKSTDASSYYVEASVKYFKKAGVPASKLVLGLPFYGRGWGGCPSINNGLYQTCSGASSQGTWEAGIFDFSDLQANYINKNGYTRYWNSNAGVPYLYNPSNGVYISYDDAQSIGLKDNYVKTKGLAGVMFWDLSSDRNKILETQIVSDLGNP